Within the Opitutaceae bacterium TAV5 genome, the region AGATCCAGCGAGGTGGTGCGCGATTTGTTGAGCTGGGAATTGAGCGAGTAGGAGAAGCAGGGGTTGCCCGTCTTTCGGGCGTCGGTGAAGGCGGCCATCGGATCGCGGTGGATGGAGGACTCGCTGTAGAGGCGGCTGCGCTGGTTGGTGTCGAGCTCGGCCAACGGCTTTTCGCTGACGTAGGGCGGCAGGACGTTGTACCAGGCGTTGACCGCCTCCACGCCCGTGCCGGCGACCTGGGCCCAGGTCGGCCGGTCCTCGGGGCCGCGCAGGGGGAGGAGGTTACGACTATCGGCCAGGTAGAGGTGCAGGGCGGTGCCCCACTGGCGGAGGTTGGAGGTGGACTGGGCCTTGCGGGCGGACTCGCGGACCTTGGCGAGAGTCGGGATGATGATGGCGGCAAGAATGCCGATGATGGCAATGACGGTAAGCAGCTCGATGAGCGTGAAGCCCGCGCCGGGCGGGCGGCGGGCCGGTTTTGTCGTGTGTGTGAAGGTGTCGTGTTTCGTCATGTTGGCGCGGGCAGCGGGGCACCCGTGCGGCCAACGAAACCGGAAGGTGAAATTCCGGGACGGAAAGAGTGTTACAGTCAGGTTAAATCTGCTCCGGTCAGACCGCTTTTTTATCGTTAGATGATGGTTTACAGGGAGTTGTGATTCTGCCTGAAGACAGGGAAAATCCGGAGGCCAGGGGGCTTGACAAGGCGGGTCGAAACAGGGCTGGCAGGCGGGACCAAGGCAGAAAAAACCCCCGTCGGCGCGTGGGCGTCGGCGGGGCTGGCGGGGATGTGGCGGGAACCTTGCGGGAAGGTCGGGACGGAAGGGGACGTATTTTTTTCGTCGCCGGCCCGCAGCAAGGCCGCGCAGGCGAGCGCCACGGGAAAACGGGAGAGAAAAAACACGGCCGGCGGAGTATCTGGCGGCCGTGGAGGATGCTCGAATCCCACCGCTCGCAAGGAGCGGCGGGACGGGTTATTCAGGCCGACAGGGCGGACTGACGATCAGGGAATCACGATGGTGTTGCCGCTCACAGTGGCTCCGATGAGCGTGACGCCACTCTGAACCTGGATCGGGTTGGCCGACTGGATCACCGTGCCGACCGGACCGGAAAACACCACCGTGCTGTTGGCGCGGAGGGTGACGGTTCCGTTGACGGTCAGCGTTTCGCCAGCCCCGAAGATGGCGGACGAGCCGTCCCTGAATTCGAGGTTTCCGGCGATGACGCCGTCACCACCGAGGGAGCCTTCTTCTTCAACTCTGACCCCGCTGCTGCCATTGCCGAGGGTGGTGCCGTTCGGGATTACCGTCAGGCCGATAACGGCACGGAACAGGCCGGTATAGCCGGAGGCATCGCCCGCGAGGACGAGCGTGCCCGCTCCCTGCTTGCGCAGGTTGCCGGAGCCGGTCAGGGTTCCCGCCAGCGTCAGGATGCCTGTAGCGCGAGAATAGATACGCCCGCCGGTGCTGGCGATCACAACCGGATTCGTCAGGCTGAGGATCGCATCGTTATCGG harbors:
- a CDS encoding N-terminal cleavage protein, whose product is MTKHDTFTHTTKPARRPPGAGFTLIELLTVIAIIGILAAIIIPTLAKVRESARKAQSTSNLRQWGTALHLYLADSRNLLPLRGPEDRPTWAQVAGTGVEAVNAWYNVLPPYVSEKPLAELDTNQRSRLYSESSIHRDPMAAFTDARKTGNPCFSYSLNSQLNKSRTTSLDLNADQLTFNRYTEPTRTIFMFETRSNPKDGTPSDTADSQSGRAYGRAKHISYRYGGKCSFVFLDGSVRTWKSREIDLGSDAKENDTLYFAGLE